A genomic segment from Cyprinus carpio isolate SPL01 chromosome A22, ASM1834038v1, whole genome shotgun sequence encodes:
- the LOC109071021 gene encoding mucolipin-2-like isoform X1 — MEMSDRYCQGTRVEASRTLSHGLSTSIATDPMTEEILRDDLRFYFMSPCEKYKTRRQLPWKLAVQILKIFMITLQLILFGLNNQLVVSYKEENLLAFKNLFLKGYSGVDEDDYSISVYTKQSVYDSLHYVIDQYSQLRNLSVGPASYAEENGEFLPLIICKKSYKRGSVEPSEEPYDIDAELETDCLALDPESSKTWRMNNASFFELDFYRLVDIEITFALKGINLQTVRSHELPDCYTFFVKIVFDNSCHSGKVKLTLDFDAVSSVCKNWKISGTAQKSTHYLLIFDGFVIIVCLSSAVLCTRSIILAVRLLQRFSSFCLENYNQKVCEDDQREFLNCWYILVIISDVMAVIGSILKMEIQAKSMTNYDVCSIFLGTSTLMVWVGVIRYLGYFEKYNVLILTMRAALPKVLRFCCCAGMIYLGYTFCGWIVLGPYHEKFEGLSRVAECLFSLVNGDDMFSTFAEFEQKNTMVWLFSRAYLYSFISLFIYMVLSLFIALITDAYETIKGYQTTGFPMTELQRFLLGQKEGFPLQGQEGVGAECGEAETVHASVMLCCCKRVPKDDTIILMS; from the exons TCTCTCCACATCCATTGCCACTGATCCCATGACAGAGGAGATACTGAGAGATGACTTGCGGTTTTACTTCATGAGCCCTTGTGAGAAGTACAAAACCCGGCGACAGTTACCATGGAAATTAGCAGtgcaaattttgaaaatattcatGATTACACTCCAG CTCATACTGTTTGGACTAAATAACCAGCTTGTGGTGTCCTACAAGGAAGAGAACCTGCTGGCCTTTAAGAATTTGTTTCTGAAGGGCTACAGTGGTGTGGACGAGGATGACTACAGTATTTCTGTCTACACCAAACAGAGTGTGTATGATAGTTTACACTACGTGATAGATcag TATTCCCAGTTAAGAAACCTGTCTGTAGGTCCGGCTAGTTATGCTGAAGAGAATGGAGAGTTTCTGCCCTTGATCATCTGTAAGAAGAGCTACAAGAGAGGCAGTGTTGAACCATCTGAGGAACCTTATGATATTGATGCAGAGCTTGAAACAG ATTGCTTAGCTCTTGATCCAGAGTCCTCTAAAACATGGAGAATGAACAATGCTTCATTTTTTGAGTTGGACTTTTATAG GCTTGTTGATATTGAGATCACTTTCGCACTTAAAGGAATCAACTTGCAAACTGTTCGTTCTCATGAGCTGCCAGACTGTTACACATTTTTTGTGAAG ATTGTCTTTGATAACAGTTGTCATAGCGGGAAGGTGAAATTGACCCTTGATTTCGATGCAGTTAGTAGTGTGTGCAAAAACTGGAAGATTTCAGGAACTG CTCAGAAAAGCACTCACTACCTCCTGATCTTTGATGGCTTTGTTATTATAGTCTGTCTGAGCTCTGCAGTGCTCTGCACACGTTCTATTATACTTGCTGTGAGGTTACTTCAG CGGTTTTCTAGCTTCTGTCTTGAGAATTATAATCAGAAAGTGTGTGAAGATGATCAGAGGGAGTTCTTGAATTGCTGGTACATCTTGGTGATCATCAGTGATGTTATGGCCGTCATTGGATCGATACTAAAAATGGAAATACAGGCTAAG AGCATGACCAACTATGATGTCTGCAGCATCTTCCTGGGAACATCAACTCTAATGGTCTGGGTGGGCGTCATAAGGTATCTGGGATACTTTGAAAAATACAAT GTGCTGATCCTCACTATGCGAGCAGCTTTACCGAAGGTCTTGCGCTTCTGCTGCTGCGCAGGAATGATTTACCTTGGCTACACCTTTTGTGGATGGATTGTTCTTGGACCCTACCATGAGAAg TTTGAAGGTCTGAGTCGTGTGGCAGAGTGCCTCTTCTCTCTAGTCAACGGGGACGACATGTTCTCTACATTTGCAGAGTTTGAGCAAAAGAACACAATGGTGTGGCTGTTCAGCCGAGCTTATCTCTACTCGTTTATCTCACTCTTCATCTACATGGTGCTCAGTCTCTTCATCGCCCTCATCACAGACGCTTACGAGACCATCAAG GGTTACCAAACGACAGGCTTCCCCATGACAGAGCTCCAGCGGTTTCTGTTGGGACAGAAGGAGGGTTTCCCCCTCCAGGGGCAGGAGGGGGTCGGCGCAGAGTGTGGCGAAGCCGAAACTGTCCACGCTTCTGTTATGCTGTGCTGCTGCAAAAG AGTTCCCAAAGATGACACCATCATTCTCATGAGTTGA
- the LOC109071021 gene encoding mucolipin-2-like isoform X3, translated as MEMSDRYCQGTRVEASRTLSHGLSTSIATDPMTEEILRDDLRFYFMSPCEKYKTRRQLPWKLAVQILKIFMITLQLILFGLNNQLVVSYKEENLLAFKNLFLKGYSGVDEDDYSISVYTKQSVYDSLHYVIDQYSQLRNLSVGPASYAEENGEFLPLIICKKSYKRGSVEPSEEPYDIDAELETDCLALDPESSKTWRMNNASFFELDFYRLVDIEITFALKGINLQTVRSHELPDCYTFFVKIVFDNSCHSGKVKLTLDFDAVSSVCKNWKISGTAQKSTHYLLIFDGFVIIVCLSSAVLCTRSIILAVRLLQRFSSFCLENYNQKVCEDDQREFLNCWYILVIISDVMAVIGSILKMEIQAKSMTNYDVCSIFLGTSTLMVWVGVIRYLGYFEKYNVLILTMRAALPKVLRFCCCAGMIYLGYTFCGWIVLGPYHEKSLHRPHHRRLRDHQGLPNDRLPHDRAPAVSVGTEGGFPPPGAGGGRRRVWRSRNCPRFCYAVLLQKIQYIITDISCRAAVSPPELRSAHYGMRNGISGGRERRTHPAKC; from the exons TCTCTCCACATCCATTGCCACTGATCCCATGACAGAGGAGATACTGAGAGATGACTTGCGGTTTTACTTCATGAGCCCTTGTGAGAAGTACAAAACCCGGCGACAGTTACCATGGAAATTAGCAGtgcaaattttgaaaatattcatGATTACACTCCAG CTCATACTGTTTGGACTAAATAACCAGCTTGTGGTGTCCTACAAGGAAGAGAACCTGCTGGCCTTTAAGAATTTGTTTCTGAAGGGCTACAGTGGTGTGGACGAGGATGACTACAGTATTTCTGTCTACACCAAACAGAGTGTGTATGATAGTTTACACTACGTGATAGATcag TATTCCCAGTTAAGAAACCTGTCTGTAGGTCCGGCTAGTTATGCTGAAGAGAATGGAGAGTTTCTGCCCTTGATCATCTGTAAGAAGAGCTACAAGAGAGGCAGTGTTGAACCATCTGAGGAACCTTATGATATTGATGCAGAGCTTGAAACAG ATTGCTTAGCTCTTGATCCAGAGTCCTCTAAAACATGGAGAATGAACAATGCTTCATTTTTTGAGTTGGACTTTTATAG GCTTGTTGATATTGAGATCACTTTCGCACTTAAAGGAATCAACTTGCAAACTGTTCGTTCTCATGAGCTGCCAGACTGTTACACATTTTTTGTGAAG ATTGTCTTTGATAACAGTTGTCATAGCGGGAAGGTGAAATTGACCCTTGATTTCGATGCAGTTAGTAGTGTGTGCAAAAACTGGAAGATTTCAGGAACTG CTCAGAAAAGCACTCACTACCTCCTGATCTTTGATGGCTTTGTTATTATAGTCTGTCTGAGCTCTGCAGTGCTCTGCACACGTTCTATTATACTTGCTGTGAGGTTACTTCAG CGGTTTTCTAGCTTCTGTCTTGAGAATTATAATCAGAAAGTGTGTGAAGATGATCAGAGGGAGTTCTTGAATTGCTGGTACATCTTGGTGATCATCAGTGATGTTATGGCCGTCATTGGATCGATACTAAAAATGGAAATACAGGCTAAG AGCATGACCAACTATGATGTCTGCAGCATCTTCCTGGGAACATCAACTCTAATGGTCTGGGTGGGCGTCATAAGGTATCTGGGATACTTTGAAAAATACAAT GTGCTGATCCTCACTATGCGAGCAGCTTTACCGAAGGTCTTGCGCTTCTGCTGCTGCGCAGGAATGATTTACCTTGGCTACACCTTTTGTGGATGGATTGTTCTTGGACCCTACCATGAGAAg TCTCTTCATCGCCCTCATCACAGACGCTTACGAGACCATCAAG GGTTACCAAACGACAGGCTTCCCCATGACAGAGCTCCAGCGGTTTCTGTTGGGACAGAAGGAGGGTTTCCCCCTCCAGGGGCAGGAGGGGGTCGGCGCAGAGTGTGGCGAAGCCGAAACTGTCCACGCTTCTGTTATGCTGTGCTGCTGCAAAAGATACAGTATATAATCACAGACATCAGCTGCAGGGCAGCAGTGTCTCCTCCAGAGCTGAGGTCAGCCCACTATGGCATGAGAAATGGAATTAGTGGTGGGAGAGAAAGACGGACACACCCAGCAAAGTGCTGA
- the LOC109071021 gene encoding mucolipin-2-like isoform X2, with protein MEMSDRYCQGTRVEASSLSTSIATDPMTEEILRDDLRFYFMSPCEKYKTRRQLPWKLAVQILKIFMITLQLILFGLNNQLVVSYKEENLLAFKNLFLKGYSGVDEDDYSISVYTKQSVYDSLHYVIDQYSQLRNLSVGPASYAEENGEFLPLIICKKSYKRGSVEPSEEPYDIDAELETDCLALDPESSKTWRMNNASFFELDFYRLVDIEITFALKGINLQTVRSHELPDCYTFFVKIVFDNSCHSGKVKLTLDFDAVSSVCKNWKISGTAQKSTHYLLIFDGFVIIVCLSSAVLCTRSIILAVRLLQRFSSFCLENYNQKVCEDDQREFLNCWYILVIISDVMAVIGSILKMEIQAKSMTNYDVCSIFLGTSTLMVWVGVIRYLGYFEKYNVLILTMRAALPKVLRFCCCAGMIYLGYTFCGWIVLGPYHEKFEGLSRVAECLFSLVNGDDMFSTFAEFEQKNTMVWLFSRAYLYSFISLFIYMVLSLFIALITDAYETIKGYQTTGFPMTELQRFLLGQKEGFPLQGQEGVGAECGEAETVHASVMLCCCKRVPKDDTIILMS; from the exons TCTCTCCACATCCATTGCCACTGATCCCATGACAGAGGAGATACTGAGAGATGACTTGCGGTTTTACTTCATGAGCCCTTGTGAGAAGTACAAAACCCGGCGACAGTTACCATGGAAATTAGCAGtgcaaattttgaaaatattcatGATTACACTCCAG CTCATACTGTTTGGACTAAATAACCAGCTTGTGGTGTCCTACAAGGAAGAGAACCTGCTGGCCTTTAAGAATTTGTTTCTGAAGGGCTACAGTGGTGTGGACGAGGATGACTACAGTATTTCTGTCTACACCAAACAGAGTGTGTATGATAGTTTACACTACGTGATAGATcag TATTCCCAGTTAAGAAACCTGTCTGTAGGTCCGGCTAGTTATGCTGAAGAGAATGGAGAGTTTCTGCCCTTGATCATCTGTAAGAAGAGCTACAAGAGAGGCAGTGTTGAACCATCTGAGGAACCTTATGATATTGATGCAGAGCTTGAAACAG ATTGCTTAGCTCTTGATCCAGAGTCCTCTAAAACATGGAGAATGAACAATGCTTCATTTTTTGAGTTGGACTTTTATAG GCTTGTTGATATTGAGATCACTTTCGCACTTAAAGGAATCAACTTGCAAACTGTTCGTTCTCATGAGCTGCCAGACTGTTACACATTTTTTGTGAAG ATTGTCTTTGATAACAGTTGTCATAGCGGGAAGGTGAAATTGACCCTTGATTTCGATGCAGTTAGTAGTGTGTGCAAAAACTGGAAGATTTCAGGAACTG CTCAGAAAAGCACTCACTACCTCCTGATCTTTGATGGCTTTGTTATTATAGTCTGTCTGAGCTCTGCAGTGCTCTGCACACGTTCTATTATACTTGCTGTGAGGTTACTTCAG CGGTTTTCTAGCTTCTGTCTTGAGAATTATAATCAGAAAGTGTGTGAAGATGATCAGAGGGAGTTCTTGAATTGCTGGTACATCTTGGTGATCATCAGTGATGTTATGGCCGTCATTGGATCGATACTAAAAATGGAAATACAGGCTAAG AGCATGACCAACTATGATGTCTGCAGCATCTTCCTGGGAACATCAACTCTAATGGTCTGGGTGGGCGTCATAAGGTATCTGGGATACTTTGAAAAATACAAT GTGCTGATCCTCACTATGCGAGCAGCTTTACCGAAGGTCTTGCGCTTCTGCTGCTGCGCAGGAATGATTTACCTTGGCTACACCTTTTGTGGATGGATTGTTCTTGGACCCTACCATGAGAAg TTTGAAGGTCTGAGTCGTGTGGCAGAGTGCCTCTTCTCTCTAGTCAACGGGGACGACATGTTCTCTACATTTGCAGAGTTTGAGCAAAAGAACACAATGGTGTGGCTGTTCAGCCGAGCTTATCTCTACTCGTTTATCTCACTCTTCATCTACATGGTGCTCAGTCTCTTCATCGCCCTCATCACAGACGCTTACGAGACCATCAAG GGTTACCAAACGACAGGCTTCCCCATGACAGAGCTCCAGCGGTTTCTGTTGGGACAGAAGGAGGGTTTCCCCCTCCAGGGGCAGGAGGGGGTCGGCGCAGAGTGTGGCGAAGCCGAAACTGTCCACGCTTCTGTTATGCTGTGCTGCTGCAAAAG AGTTCCCAAAGATGACACCATCATTCTCATGAGTTGA
- the LOC109071020 gene encoding lysophosphatidic acid receptor 3-like: MARYNVCYHDKPMGFFYNNSNISSDEWDQTQLILVQCAGSICCCFILAANAMIIAAVVTNRRFHYPFYYLLANLAASDFLAGIAYVYLMFNTGKISRNLTVQGYFFRQGLLDTSLSASLTNLLVIALERYISIMNWKVHSNLTKRRVTLLIALVWGISIFMGAFPSLGWNCICTLDLCSKLAPIFSRSYLIFWSVSNLVLFLIMVGIYLRIYIYVMRKTVVLKAHTSGSINRKRTPVKLIKTVMTVLGAFVICWTPGLVVLLLDGLNCEKCNVLKFKRWLLLLAVLNSVINPIIYSYRDEEMWTTIKNLMRCICSGTRRQRSSRANIQRSSGRETNSSLKENTAEDSKVSAQEILTS, encoded by the exons ATGGCCAGGTATAACGTTTGCTATCATGATAAGCCCATGGGGTTTTtctacaacaacagcaacataTCCTCAGATGAATGGGACCAAACGCAGCTCATCCTGGTTCAGTGCGCTGGATCCATCTGCTGTTGTTTCATCCTAGCGGCCAACGCCATGATCATCGCGGCGGTGGTGACGAACAGGAGATTTCACTACCCCTTCTACTATCTCCTTGCCAATCTTGCTGCCTCAGACTTTCTCGCCGGGATCGCTTACGTGTATCTCATGTTCAATACAGGGAAAATATCTCGCAATCTCACCGTTCAAGGCTACTTCTTTCGGCAGGGTTTGCTGGACACGAGTCTCTCCGCGTCCCTGACCAACCTCCTGGTGATTGCCCTCGAGCGCTACATCTCTATCATGAACTGGAAGGTTCACAGTAACCTCACCAAACGTCGAGTGACACTGTTGATTGCCCTTGTGTGGGGTATATCGATATTTATGGGGGCCTTTCCTAGTTTGGGCTGGAACTGCATCTGCACTCTGGACCTGTGCTCCAAATTGGCACCCATCTTTAGCCGGAGCTACCTGATCTTCTGGTCTGTCTCCAACCTGGTGCTCTTCCTCATAATGGTGGGCATATACTTGAGGATATACATCTATGTGATGAGGAAGACTGTTGTCCTGAAGGCACACACTTCTGGATCTATTAATCGAAAAAGGACGCCAGTCAAGCTCATCAAAACTGTGATGACCGTACTTG GAGCATTTGTGATCTGTTGGACCCCTGGACTTGTGGTTCTGCTCCTCGATGGACTCAATTGCGAGAAATGCAACGTACTGAAATTCAAACGCTGGCTGCTGCTCCTCGCCGTCCTCAATTCCGTCATTAACCCGATCATCTACTCCTACAGAGATGAGGAAATGTGGACCACTATCAAGAACCTGATGCGCTGCATTTGCAGCGGGACGAGGCGACAGAGGTCATCCAGGGCCAACATTCAGCGCAGCTCTGGTCGGGAGACGAACAGTAGCCTGAAAGAGAACACAGCAGAGGACAGCAAGGTCTCCGCACAGGAGATACTGACGTCCTGA
- the LOC109071021 gene encoding mucolipin-2-like isoform X4: MEMSDRYCQGTRVEASRTLSHGLSTSIATDPMTEEILRDDLRFYFMSPCEKYKTRRQLPWKLAVQILKIFMITLQLILFGLNNQLVVSYKEENLLAFKNLFLKGYSGVDEDDYSISVYTKQSVYDSLHYVIDQYSQLRNLSVGPASYAEENGEFLPLIICKKSYKRGSVEPSEEPYDIDAELETDCLALDPESSKTWRMNNASFFELDFYRLVDIEITFALKGINLQTVRSHELPDCYTFFVKIVFDNSCHSGKVKLTLDFDAVSSVCKNWKISGTAQKSTHYLLIFDGFVIIVCLSSAVLCTRSIILAVRLLQRFSSFCLENYNQKVCEDDQREFLNCWYILVIISDVMAVIGSILKMEIQAKSMTNYDVCSIFLGTSTLMVWVGVIRYLGYFEKYNVLILTMRAALPKVLRFCCCAGMIYLGYTFCGWIVLGPYHEKSLHRPHHRRLRDHQGLPNDRLPHDRAPAVSVGTEGGFPPPGAGGGRRRVWRSRNCPRFCYAVLLQKSSQR, translated from the exons TCTCTCCACATCCATTGCCACTGATCCCATGACAGAGGAGATACTGAGAGATGACTTGCGGTTTTACTTCATGAGCCCTTGTGAGAAGTACAAAACCCGGCGACAGTTACCATGGAAATTAGCAGtgcaaattttgaaaatattcatGATTACACTCCAG CTCATACTGTTTGGACTAAATAACCAGCTTGTGGTGTCCTACAAGGAAGAGAACCTGCTGGCCTTTAAGAATTTGTTTCTGAAGGGCTACAGTGGTGTGGACGAGGATGACTACAGTATTTCTGTCTACACCAAACAGAGTGTGTATGATAGTTTACACTACGTGATAGATcag TATTCCCAGTTAAGAAACCTGTCTGTAGGTCCGGCTAGTTATGCTGAAGAGAATGGAGAGTTTCTGCCCTTGATCATCTGTAAGAAGAGCTACAAGAGAGGCAGTGTTGAACCATCTGAGGAACCTTATGATATTGATGCAGAGCTTGAAACAG ATTGCTTAGCTCTTGATCCAGAGTCCTCTAAAACATGGAGAATGAACAATGCTTCATTTTTTGAGTTGGACTTTTATAG GCTTGTTGATATTGAGATCACTTTCGCACTTAAAGGAATCAACTTGCAAACTGTTCGTTCTCATGAGCTGCCAGACTGTTACACATTTTTTGTGAAG ATTGTCTTTGATAACAGTTGTCATAGCGGGAAGGTGAAATTGACCCTTGATTTCGATGCAGTTAGTAGTGTGTGCAAAAACTGGAAGATTTCAGGAACTG CTCAGAAAAGCACTCACTACCTCCTGATCTTTGATGGCTTTGTTATTATAGTCTGTCTGAGCTCTGCAGTGCTCTGCACACGTTCTATTATACTTGCTGTGAGGTTACTTCAG CGGTTTTCTAGCTTCTGTCTTGAGAATTATAATCAGAAAGTGTGTGAAGATGATCAGAGGGAGTTCTTGAATTGCTGGTACATCTTGGTGATCATCAGTGATGTTATGGCCGTCATTGGATCGATACTAAAAATGGAAATACAGGCTAAG AGCATGACCAACTATGATGTCTGCAGCATCTTCCTGGGAACATCAACTCTAATGGTCTGGGTGGGCGTCATAAGGTATCTGGGATACTTTGAAAAATACAAT GTGCTGATCCTCACTATGCGAGCAGCTTTACCGAAGGTCTTGCGCTTCTGCTGCTGCGCAGGAATGATTTACCTTGGCTACACCTTTTGTGGATGGATTGTTCTTGGACCCTACCATGAGAAg TCTCTTCATCGCCCTCATCACAGACGCTTACGAGACCATCAAG GGTTACCAAACGACAGGCTTCCCCATGACAGAGCTCCAGCGGTTTCTGTTGGGACAGAAGGAGGGTTTCCCCCTCCAGGGGCAGGAGGGGGTCGGCGCAGAGTGTGGCGAAGCCGAAACTGTCCACGCTTCTGTTATGCTGTGCTGCTGCAAAAG AGTTCCCAAAGATGA
- the LOC109071021 gene encoding mucolipin-2-like isoform X5: protein MEMSDRYCQGTRVEASRTLSHGLSTSIATDPMTEEILRDDLRFYFMSPCEKYKTRRQLPWKLAVQILKIFMITLQLILFGLNNQLVVSYKEENLLAFKNLFLKGYSGVDEDDYSISVYTKQSVYDSLHYVIDQYSQLRNLSVGPASYAEENGEFLPLIICKKSYKRGSVEPSEEPYDIDAELETDCLALDPESSKTWRMNNASFFELDFYRLVDIEITFALKGINLQTVRSHELPDCYTFFVKIVFDNSCHSGKVKLTLDFDAVSSVCKNWKISGTAQKSTHYLLIFDGFVIIVCLSSAVLCTRSIILAVRLLQRFSSFCLENYNQKVCEDDQREFLNCWYILVIISDVMAVIGSILKMEIQAKSMTNYDVCSIFLGTSTLMVWVGVIRYLGYFEKYNVLILTMRAALPKVLRFCCCAGMIYLGYTFCGWIVLGPYHEKSLSKRTQWCGCSAELISTRLSHSSSTWCSVSSSPSSQTLTRPSRVTKRQASP, encoded by the exons TCTCTCCACATCCATTGCCACTGATCCCATGACAGAGGAGATACTGAGAGATGACTTGCGGTTTTACTTCATGAGCCCTTGTGAGAAGTACAAAACCCGGCGACAGTTACCATGGAAATTAGCAGtgcaaattttgaaaatattcatGATTACACTCCAG CTCATACTGTTTGGACTAAATAACCAGCTTGTGGTGTCCTACAAGGAAGAGAACCTGCTGGCCTTTAAGAATTTGTTTCTGAAGGGCTACAGTGGTGTGGACGAGGATGACTACAGTATTTCTGTCTACACCAAACAGAGTGTGTATGATAGTTTACACTACGTGATAGATcag TATTCCCAGTTAAGAAACCTGTCTGTAGGTCCGGCTAGTTATGCTGAAGAGAATGGAGAGTTTCTGCCCTTGATCATCTGTAAGAAGAGCTACAAGAGAGGCAGTGTTGAACCATCTGAGGAACCTTATGATATTGATGCAGAGCTTGAAACAG ATTGCTTAGCTCTTGATCCAGAGTCCTCTAAAACATGGAGAATGAACAATGCTTCATTTTTTGAGTTGGACTTTTATAG GCTTGTTGATATTGAGATCACTTTCGCACTTAAAGGAATCAACTTGCAAACTGTTCGTTCTCATGAGCTGCCAGACTGTTACACATTTTTTGTGAAG ATTGTCTTTGATAACAGTTGTCATAGCGGGAAGGTGAAATTGACCCTTGATTTCGATGCAGTTAGTAGTGTGTGCAAAAACTGGAAGATTTCAGGAACTG CTCAGAAAAGCACTCACTACCTCCTGATCTTTGATGGCTTTGTTATTATAGTCTGTCTGAGCTCTGCAGTGCTCTGCACACGTTCTATTATACTTGCTGTGAGGTTACTTCAG CGGTTTTCTAGCTTCTGTCTTGAGAATTATAATCAGAAAGTGTGTGAAGATGATCAGAGGGAGTTCTTGAATTGCTGGTACATCTTGGTGATCATCAGTGATGTTATGGCCGTCATTGGATCGATACTAAAAATGGAAATACAGGCTAAG AGCATGACCAACTATGATGTCTGCAGCATCTTCCTGGGAACATCAACTCTAATGGTCTGGGTGGGCGTCATAAGGTATCTGGGATACTTTGAAAAATACAAT GTGCTGATCCTCACTATGCGAGCAGCTTTACCGAAGGTCTTGCGCTTCTGCTGCTGCGCAGGAATGATTTACCTTGGCTACACCTTTTGTGGATGGATTGTTCTTGGACCCTACCATGAGAAg AGTTTGAGCAAAAGAACACAATGGTGTGGCTGTTCAGCCGAGCTTATCTCTACTCGTTTATCTCACTCTTCATCTACATGGTGCTCAGTCTCTTCATCGCCCTCATCACAGACGCTTACGAGACCATCAAG GGTTACCAAACGACAGGCTTCCCCATGA